A portion of the Bombus terrestris chromosome 3, iyBomTerr1.2, whole genome shotgun sequence genome contains these proteins:
- the LOC100650718 gene encoding uncharacterized protein LOC100650718 — protein sequence MHCIGLALITRIISTYTMSLSILMINLLMSRYFSKISDEEFFNSIESWGILGFNWLQILKNLQIRYKAQTTVIFFLVYIISFLLASAYLALGSISRKPKCAVPWIYLQVISIIDQSVALSIHLTHEQQYDVYDKSIWYIPLCSIYLVFSACIWMIVYNARKEWIEEQRNHTDLPLTSTTSTMQSNNGGGLKSPSFLSQNFLMFDSPRLSPILSK from the exons ATGCACTGTATCGGACTAGCGTTGATCACAAGGATCATCAGCACCTACACCATG TCGCTGTCAATACTTATGATAAACCTGTTGATGAGcagatatttttcgaaaatatcgGACGAAGAATTCTTTAATTCCATTGAAAGTTGGGGTATACTTGGTTTTAATTGGTTGCAAATTTTAAAAAACTTGCAAATAAGGTATAAAG CACAAACAACCGTGATTTTCTTCCTCGTATACATAATATCGTTTTTACTGGCCAGTGCGTATCTCGCCTTGGGATCAATTTCC AGGAAACCTAAGTGCGCCGTGCCTTGGATTTATTTGCAAGTGATTAGCATAATAGATCAGTCCGTGGCGTTGTCTATTCATCTGACGCACGAACAGCAATATGATGTTTACGATAAATCAATATGGTACATTCCACTGTGCAGTATCTACCTAG TATTTTCTGCGTGCATATGGATGATTGTGTATAATGCTCGGAAAGAATGGATCGAGGAACAACGGAACCATACAGATTTACCACTAACTTCGACCACATCGACGATGCAATCGAACAATGGCGGCGGATTAAAATCACCATCGTTCCTCTCGCAGAATTTTTTGATGTTCGATTCACCGAGATTATCTCCGATATTATCCAAATAG